A window of the Synchiropus splendidus isolate RoL2022-P1 chromosome 6, RoL_Sspl_1.0, whole genome shotgun sequence genome harbors these coding sequences:
- the tatdn2 gene encoding putative deoxyribonuclease TATDN2: protein MDSDERTLTFSWGQKAGASSPRLQERRSSTPKRKVEEMSADMKRLSRETVKSRTQVVDDPEPPVMLSSVKSKETTHTPSTSSQCANSTEKSWTPEEGSKAMFRRAVMAAVDNTVTKRKLSNRISDISKQSPPPPSTPTEVEATSWDSTDTTYASAPTYESSSAIEREADEEQSSHHIREANFEGFTAEQVAVSRLNDSRAVEFASRWTVAEEWHSSTADPQYVPSSPATSWNDSLDCCHHSFFSVNSPEATASVSSHDSLDTSGNQEETAEDSLVLFSPPLPVREQRGENEAKVKTEDLFDSFSLTGPSSRGAPERDRKRVSRRAQSWSGFAQRSPNFRNRLSLPKKRLSLGEDTRACSLESGFIDTHCHLDFLYRKLAFRGPFRRFRAVHQSGFPPSFQGCIADFCNPSTMVRESLWQGLLAEDMVWGAFGCHPHFAKDYSDNQEANILRAMRHPKAVAYGEIGLDYSHKNFTAVHKQKEVFERQLQLAVGMQKPLVIHCRDADDDLLQIMKKCVPPDYKIHRHCFTRSYSVIEPFLEAFPNMYVGFTALITYGKATEVRDAVRKIPLNRIVMETDAPYFLPRQVPRSAGAFSHPGMGIHTLEEMSSLRGEDLHTVLATIRHNTTQLYGI, encoded by the exons ATGGACAGTGATGAAAGGACACTGACATTTAGTTGGGGTCAAAAAGCAGGCGCGTCATCCCCCCGGCTTCAGGAGAGAAGGTCTTCTACTCCCAAGAGaaaggtggaggagatgagtGCAGACATGAAGAGGCTGTCCAGGGAAACTGTGAAGTCACGTACCCAG GTGGTGGATGATCCAGAACCCCCTGTGATGCTTTCGTCAGTAAAGTCGAAAGAGACGACGCACACTCCTTCCACTTCCTCTCAGTGTGCCAACTCAACGGAAAAAAGCTGGACTCCTGAGGAGGGATCGAAGGCAATGTTCAGAAGGGCTGTGATGGCTGCTGTGGACAACACCGTCACAAAGAGGAAGCTTTCAAACAGAATCTCTGACATCAGCAAACAGTCCCCTCCACCGCCCTCCACTCCTACAGAGGTAGAGGCCACTAGCTGGGATTCAACTGACACAACTTATGCTTCTGCACCAACGTATGAAAGCAGCTCAGCCATAGAAAGGGAAGCTGATGAAGAACAATCATCCCACCACATTCGTGAGGCCAACTTTGAAGGCTTCACAGCCGAGCAGGTGGCCGTGTCCCGTCTGAATGACTCCAGAGCAGTGGAGTTTGCCTCCAGATGGACTGTGGCAGAAGAGTGGCACTCTTCCACAGCTGATCCTCAGTATGTTCCCAGCTCTCCCGCAACATCTTGGAACGACTCTCTCGACTGCTGCCATCACAGCTTTTTCTCCGTGAACTCCCCAGAAGCTACAGCTTCAGTCTCATCGCACGACTCCTTGGACACCTCTGGGAACCAGGAGGAAACCGCTGAGGATtctcttgtcttgttttctccTCCGTTACCTGTCAGAGAACAGCGAGGAGAGAATGAGGCCAAAGTGAAAACTGAAGATTTATTTGACTCCTTTTCCTTGACTGGGCCGTCCAGCAGAGGAGCGCCGGAGCGTGACCGGAAACGTGTGAGCAGACGTGCACAGTCTTGGTCTGGCTTTGCCCAACGCTCACCCAACTTTAGGAACAGACTCAGCCTTCCAAAGAAAAGACTTTCCCTGGGTGAAGATACGAGAGCCTGCTCACTGGAGTCGGGCTTCATTGACACCCACTGCCATCTGGACTTTCTGTACAGAAAACTGGCCTTCAGAGGACCGTTCAGACGATTCAGAGCTGTGCATCAAAGCGGCTTCCCCCCCAGTTTCCAAGGTTGCATTGCTGACTTTTGCAACCCGTCCACGATGGTGAGGGAGAGCCTGTGGCAAGGCTTGCTGGCGGAGGACATGGTTTGGGGGGCTTTCGGGTGCCATCCCCATTTTGCCAAGGACTACTCTGACAACCAAGAGGCCAATATTTTAAGAGCCATGCGACACCCGAAAGCAGTGGCCTACGGTGAGATCGGCCTGGACTACTCTCACAAAAACTTCACAGCTGTTCACAAGCAGAAAGAG GTGTTTGAGCGCCAGCTACAGTTGGCTGTCGGCATGCAAAAGCCCCTGGTGATCCACTGCAGGGATGCAGACGACGACCTGCTGCAGATCATGAAGAAGTGTGTCCCTCCGGACTATAAGATCCACAG GCATTGTTTCACCAGAAGCTACAGTGTCATTGAGCCCTTCCTGGAAGCCTTTCCCAACATGTACGTGGGATTTACTGCTCTCATCACATATGGCAAAGCCACAGAGGTTCGAGACGCCGTCCGAAAGATCCCCCTCAACCGAATAGTGATGGAGACTGACGCGCCGTACTTCCTGCCACGACAG GTGCCGAGAAGCGCCGGTGCGTTCTCCCACCCTGGCATGGGCATCCACACCCTGGAGGAGATGAGCTCTCTGAGAGGAGAAGACTTGCACACAGTCCTCGCAACAATCCGCCACAACACCACTCAACTCTATGGCATATAG
- the ccdc174 gene encoding coiled-coil domain-containing protein 174 isoform X1: MDRRKKAFDVTASSLVDLKAELYRKQEQFKQDRLGQQNADTTLKAKAKVKKPAVWTKQNPGVSARAEKDAEQLAEEKSSLDSSRRKLEEKARLYEQMSRGDFPDEESEGLFLVDFTQKIIDRKKGTHSQREATSEDEEGENFSAVPPPPEHPDEEWVDYVDALGRSRRCMKKDLPSYQRMDMDLNGKGQITSDKTHLSEDMRRELQRQEWEKEEEEAMKRPVGPVHYEDIRGQEARELGVGYFAFSHDEEDRRKQRQTLDMLRDQTTEQRSKRERLKGKRQAILKARLAKIKQRKMKAKGEVAEDVEEDENEAAEEEEEEDEERLMGPSPPPEDCPEVSILKKVDVVIQERRDTKPGVPHVREWDRGKESMFTEWKSRRRDERDSEFAPPTAYFEEKRSRYGSTKFPSKSPDKFSPDRAGTSQSQADPVSPPKTDVSPPPAQCSPPVTPQPASAAAAPSSQASCSAVPPVNYQYPPPPFYPPFPPSQFMCPPYPPPQFYPGYPNQYYAPYPAPQPQQPLQSTAPSQAPDPPQQPRASHPPQQPRASDPPQQPAAPSQAQKPPCGSSGSLEELLSFYRSTS; encoded by the exons ATGGACAGGAGGAAAAAGGCATTCGACGTTACCGCTTCATCG CTGGTGGACCTAAAAGCCGAACTTTACAGAAAGCAGGAGCAGTTCAAACAGGACAGACTTGGACAGCAAAATGCGGATACAACGTTGAAAGCAAAGGCCAAAGTAAAG AAACCTGCCGTGTGGACCAAGCAGAATCCCGGAGTGTCAGCCCGAGCAGAGAAGGATGCAGAGCAGCTGGCTGAGGAGAAGAGCAGCCTCGATTCTTCAAG GcggaagctggaggagaaggcGCGACTGTATGAGCAGATGTCCAGAGGAGATTTCCCAG ACGAAGAGTCGGAGGGGCTGTTTTTGGTTGATTTCACTCAGAAGATTATCGACAGAAAGAAAGGCACGCATTCACAGAGGGAGGCTAccagtgaggatgaagagggagaAAACTTTTCTGCTGTTCCGCCTCCTCCTGAACACCCAGATGAAGAGTG GGTGGACTATGTAGACGCTTTGGGCCGGTCGCGAAGATGCATGAAGAAAGACCTGCCCAGTTATCAGAGAATGGACATGGATCTCAATGGAAAAGG ACAAATCACCTCAGACAAGACGCATCTGTCTGAAGACATGCGACGAGAGCTGCAGAGACAGGAATgggagaaggaagaagaggaggccaTGAAACGCCCGGTCGGACCTGTTCACTACGAGGACATCAGGGGTCAAG AGGCTCGAGAACTGGGTGTTGGCTACTTTGCTTTCTCCCATGATGAAGAAGATCGTAGGAAGCAGAGGCAAACCTTGGATATGCTCAGAGACCAG ACAacagagcagcgcagcaaaaGGGAGCGACTGAAGGGGAAGAGACAGGCCATTCTCAAGGCACGACTGGCCAAAATCaagcagaggaagatgaaggcgAAGGGAGAGGTTGCTGAGgatgtggaggaagatgagaatGAAG cagcagaagaagaggaagaggaggatgaggagcgcTTGATGGGGCCTTCACCGCCACCAGAGGACTGTCCTGAGGTCAGCATTCTGAAGAAGGTAGATGTCGTGAttcaggagaggagagacacgaAGCCTGGAGTTCCACACGTCAGAGAATGGGACCGAGGCAAAG AGTCCATGTTCACTGAGTGGAAAAGCCGCCGTCGGGATGAACGGGATTCGGAGTTTGCGCCCCCGACTGCGTACTTTGAAGAGAAGAGGTCGAGATATGGGAGCACCAAGTTTCCCTCCAAGTCTCCTGACAAGTTTAGTCCGGACCGAGCAGGAACCTCGCAGAGCCAAGCAGATCCAGTCTCTCCTCCAAAGACCGATGTTTCTCCTCCTCCGGCTCAGTGCAGTCCACCAGTGACCCCACAGCCAGcgagtgctgctgctgcgcctTCCTCGCAAGCGTCGTGCTCCGCTGTCCCCCCCGTCAACTACCAGTACCCCCCTCCTCCTTTTTACCCTCCATTCCCCCCGTCTCAGTTCATGTGTCCTCCTTACCCACCACCCCAATTTTACCCAGGTTATCCAAACCAGTATTACGCTCCATATCCAGCACCGCAGCCCCAGCAGCCCCTTCAGTCCACCGCTCCCAGCCAAGCCCCGGACCCTCCTCAGCAGCCCCGGGCGTCGCACCCTCCCCAGCAGCCCCGGGCGTCGGACCCTCCTCAGCAGCCTGCAGCCCCGAGCCAGGCTCAGAAGCCCCCGTGTGGCTCCTCCGGGAGCCTTGAGGAGTTGCTGTCCTTCTACAGAAGCACCTCCTGA
- the ccdc174 gene encoding coiled-coil domain-containing protein 174 isoform X2: MDRRKKAFDVTASSLVDLKAELYRKQEQFKQDRLGQQNADTTLKAKAKVKKPAVWTKQNPGVSARAEKDAEQLAEEKSSLDSSRRKLEEKARLYEQMSRGDFPDEESEGLFLVDFTQKIIDRKKGTHSQREATSEDEEGENFSAVPPPPEHPDEEWVDYVDALGRSRRCMKKDLPSYQRMDMDLNGKGQITSDKTHLSEDMRRELQRQEWEKEEEEAMKRPVGPVHYEDIRGQEARELGVGYFAFSHDEEDRRKQRQTLDMLRDQTTEQRSKRERLKGKRQAILKARLAKIKQRKMKAKGEVAEDVEEDENEAEEEEEEDEERLMGPSPPPEDCPEVSILKKVDVVIQERRDTKPGVPHVREWDRGKESMFTEWKSRRRDERDSEFAPPTAYFEEKRSRYGSTKFPSKSPDKFSPDRAGTSQSQADPVSPPKTDVSPPPAQCSPPVTPQPASAAAAPSSQASCSAVPPVNYQYPPPPFYPPFPPSQFMCPPYPPPQFYPGYPNQYYAPYPAPQPQQPLQSTAPSQAPDPPQQPRASHPPQQPRASDPPQQPAAPSQAQKPPCGSSGSLEELLSFYRSTS; the protein is encoded by the exons ATGGACAGGAGGAAAAAGGCATTCGACGTTACCGCTTCATCG CTGGTGGACCTAAAAGCCGAACTTTACAGAAAGCAGGAGCAGTTCAAACAGGACAGACTTGGACAGCAAAATGCGGATACAACGTTGAAAGCAAAGGCCAAAGTAAAG AAACCTGCCGTGTGGACCAAGCAGAATCCCGGAGTGTCAGCCCGAGCAGAGAAGGATGCAGAGCAGCTGGCTGAGGAGAAGAGCAGCCTCGATTCTTCAAG GcggaagctggaggagaaggcGCGACTGTATGAGCAGATGTCCAGAGGAGATTTCCCAG ACGAAGAGTCGGAGGGGCTGTTTTTGGTTGATTTCACTCAGAAGATTATCGACAGAAAGAAAGGCACGCATTCACAGAGGGAGGCTAccagtgaggatgaagagggagaAAACTTTTCTGCTGTTCCGCCTCCTCCTGAACACCCAGATGAAGAGTG GGTGGACTATGTAGACGCTTTGGGCCGGTCGCGAAGATGCATGAAGAAAGACCTGCCCAGTTATCAGAGAATGGACATGGATCTCAATGGAAAAGG ACAAATCACCTCAGACAAGACGCATCTGTCTGAAGACATGCGACGAGAGCTGCAGAGACAGGAATgggagaaggaagaagaggaggccaTGAAACGCCCGGTCGGACCTGTTCACTACGAGGACATCAGGGGTCAAG AGGCTCGAGAACTGGGTGTTGGCTACTTTGCTTTCTCCCATGATGAAGAAGATCGTAGGAAGCAGAGGCAAACCTTGGATATGCTCAGAGACCAG ACAacagagcagcgcagcaaaaGGGAGCGACTGAAGGGGAAGAGACAGGCCATTCTCAAGGCACGACTGGCCAAAATCaagcagaggaagatgaaggcgAAGGGAGAGGTTGCTGAGgatgtggaggaagatgagaatGAAG cagaagaagaggaagaggaggatgaggagcgcTTGATGGGGCCTTCACCGCCACCAGAGGACTGTCCTGAGGTCAGCATTCTGAAGAAGGTAGATGTCGTGAttcaggagaggagagacacgaAGCCTGGAGTTCCACACGTCAGAGAATGGGACCGAGGCAAAG AGTCCATGTTCACTGAGTGGAAAAGCCGCCGTCGGGATGAACGGGATTCGGAGTTTGCGCCCCCGACTGCGTACTTTGAAGAGAAGAGGTCGAGATATGGGAGCACCAAGTTTCCCTCCAAGTCTCCTGACAAGTTTAGTCCGGACCGAGCAGGAACCTCGCAGAGCCAAGCAGATCCAGTCTCTCCTCCAAAGACCGATGTTTCTCCTCCTCCGGCTCAGTGCAGTCCACCAGTGACCCCACAGCCAGcgagtgctgctgctgcgcctTCCTCGCAAGCGTCGTGCTCCGCTGTCCCCCCCGTCAACTACCAGTACCCCCCTCCTCCTTTTTACCCTCCATTCCCCCCGTCTCAGTTCATGTGTCCTCCTTACCCACCACCCCAATTTTACCCAGGTTATCCAAACCAGTATTACGCTCCATATCCAGCACCGCAGCCCCAGCAGCCCCTTCAGTCCACCGCTCCCAGCCAAGCCCCGGACCCTCCTCAGCAGCCCCGGGCGTCGCACCCTCCCCAGCAGCCCCGGGCGTCGGACCCTCCTCAGCAGCCTGCAGCCCCGAGCCAGGCTCAGAAGCCCCCGTGTGGCTCCTCCGGGAGCCTTGAGGAGTTGCTGTCCTTCTACAGAAGCACCTCCTGA